A genomic segment from Alistipes senegalensis JC50 encodes:
- the hisB gene encoding bifunctional histidinol-phosphatase/imidazoleglycerol-phosphate dehydratase HisB, protein MKKALFIDRDGTVIAEPADEQIDSLEKLAFVPGAISALKALTGLGFDLVLATNQDGLGTASFPEETFWPAHEKMLSTLRGEGVAFDDQLIDRTFPHDNAPTRKPGTGMFGRYTGGEYDLAASYVIGDRVTDILLARNLGARGILLAPAAEGLRMLDEAGAADACALVTDSWAEIAEFIRRGERRVEVRRETRETQITVRLDLDGRGDFNGEISTGLRFLDHMLAQIAHHGGVSLAVDARGDLDIDEHHTMEDVAITLGEAIDRALGTKAGIARYGFALPMDDCRALVLLDFGGRIDFEWDAEFRRERVGDVPTEMFRHFFHSLACAARCNLQISARGDNDHHKAEAIFKAFARALRMAVGRQGFGYDIPSSKGVL, encoded by the coding sequence ATGAAAAAAGCCCTCTTCATCGACCGCGACGGCACCGTCATCGCCGAACCCGCGGACGAACAGATCGACAGTCTCGAAAAACTCGCGTTCGTGCCCGGAGCCATCTCCGCGCTGAAAGCCCTCACGGGCCTCGGGTTCGACCTCGTGCTGGCCACCAACCAGGACGGGCTGGGCACCGCGTCCTTTCCCGAGGAGACCTTCTGGCCGGCGCACGAAAAGATGCTCTCGACGCTGCGGGGCGAGGGCGTCGCGTTCGACGACCAGCTGATCGACCGCACTTTCCCGCACGACAACGCCCCCACGCGCAAGCCCGGAACCGGGATGTTCGGCCGCTACACGGGCGGCGAATACGACCTCGCGGCGAGTTACGTCATCGGCGACCGCGTGACCGACATCCTGCTGGCCCGCAACCTCGGAGCCCGGGGCATCCTGCTGGCGCCCGCCGCCGAGGGGCTCCGGATGCTCGACGAAGCCGGGGCCGCCGACGCCTGCGCGCTGGTCACCGACTCGTGGGCCGAGATCGCCGAGTTCATCCGCCGCGGCGAACGCCGGGTGGAGGTCCGGCGCGAGACCCGCGAGACGCAGATCACCGTCCGCCTCGACCTCGACGGCCGCGGCGACTTCAACGGCGAGATCTCCACGGGCCTGCGCTTCCTCGACCACATGCTCGCGCAGATCGCCCACCACGGCGGCGTGTCGCTGGCCGTGGATGCCCGGGGCGACCTCGACATCGACGAACACCACACGATGGAGGATGTGGCCATCACCCTGGGCGAGGCCATCGACCGCGCGCTGGGCACGAAGGCCGGAATCGCCCGCTACGGCTTCGCCCTGCCGATGGACGACTGCCGGGCGCTGGTGCTCCTCGACTTCGGGGGCCGCATCGACTTCGAGTGGGACGCCGAATTCCGCCGCGAGCGGGTCGGCGACGTTCCGACGGAGATGTTCCGCCACTTCTTCCACTCGCTCGCGTGCGCCGCACGGTGCAACCTCCAGATCTCGGCCCGCGGCGACAACGACCACCACAAGGCCGAAGCCATCTTCAAAGCCTTCGCCCGCGCCCTGCGCATGGCCGTCGGCCGGCAGGGCTTCGGATACGACATTCCCAGCAGCAAAGGAGTCCTATGA
- the hisH gene encoding imidazole glycerol phosphate synthase subunit HisH has product MIAVVDYDTGNLRSVADALHRAGAEFILTADPALLRRADRVILPGVGEASSAMAKLRERGLDTVIPTLTQPVLGICIGMQLMCLSSEEGDARCMGIFPTRVRRLPTLTAAGERLKVPHVGWDTISELRTPLFDGMAENTYVYYVHSFAAEPCAATVATTRYGVPFSAALGRGNFFGTQFHPEKSGRAGALILQNFLNL; this is encoded by the coding sequence ATGATAGCGGTAGTCGATTACGATACGGGCAACCTGCGGTCGGTTGCCGACGCCCTGCACCGCGCCGGGGCCGAATTCATCCTCACGGCCGACCCCGCGCTGCTGCGCCGCGCCGACCGGGTGATCCTGCCGGGGGTCGGGGAGGCTTCGTCCGCGATGGCGAAACTCCGCGAACGGGGTCTCGACACCGTGATCCCCACGCTCACGCAGCCCGTGCTGGGCATCTGCATCGGCATGCAGCTGATGTGCCTGTCGAGCGAGGAGGGCGACGCCCGCTGCATGGGCATCTTCCCGACGCGGGTCCGGCGGCTTCCGACGCTCACCGCCGCGGGCGAGCGGCTCAAAGTCCCCCACGTGGGCTGGGACACGATCTCGGAGCTCCGCACCCCGCTGTTCGACGGCATGGCCGAAAACACCTATGTATATTACGTCCACTCCTTCGCGGCGGAACCGTGTGCAGCGACCGTCGCCACGACCCGCTACGGAGTTCCGTTCAGCGCGGCGCTCGGCCGCGGCAACTTCTTCGGCACGCAGTTCCACCCCGAAAAGAGCGGGCGGGCGGGCGCGCTGATCTTACAGAATTTCCTAAACCTCTGA
- the hisA gene encoding 1-(5-phosphoribosyl)-5-[(5-phosphoribosylamino)methylideneamino]imidazole-4-carboxamide isomerase: MIEIIPATDIIDGQCVRLTQGDYASRKTYYRDPLEAALRFEEAGIRRLHMVDLDGAKASEPRNLAVLERVATRTGLEVQYGGGIKSREALRSVFDAGAGRAICGSLAVREPERFAEWLTEFGPERLILGADIRDGSVAIQGWLESSALTAPELIGRFLPQGLAQVICTDISRDGMLCGPSAAFYAELQSRFPAVEITVSGGISGMDDIGELDRQGLRSVIVGKALYEGRITLKELERCLRNA; this comes from the coding sequence ATGATCGAAATCATACCGGCAACGGACATCATCGACGGCCAGTGCGTGCGCCTGACGCAGGGCGACTACGCCAGCCGGAAAACCTACTACCGCGACCCGCTCGAAGCGGCCCTGCGCTTCGAGGAGGCGGGCATCCGCCGCCTGCACATGGTCGATCTCGACGGCGCCAAAGCCTCCGAACCCCGCAACCTCGCGGTGCTGGAGCGCGTGGCGACGCGGACGGGGCTCGAAGTGCAGTACGGCGGCGGCATCAAGAGCCGCGAGGCGCTGCGCAGCGTCTTCGACGCCGGGGCCGGCCGTGCCATCTGCGGCAGCCTCGCCGTCCGCGAACCCGAACGCTTCGCCGAATGGCTCACGGAGTTCGGGCCCGAACGGCTGATCCTCGGGGCCGACATCCGCGACGGCTCGGTGGCCATCCAAGGCTGGCTGGAAAGTTCGGCGCTCACGGCTCCCGAACTGATCGGGCGCTTCCTTCCGCAGGGACTTGCGCAGGTCATCTGCACCGACATTTCGCGCGACGGCATGCTGTGCGGCCCCTCGGCGGCCTTCTACGCCGAGTTGCAAAGCCGCTTCCCGGCCGTGGAGATCACCGTCAGCGGCGGCATCTCAGGCATGGACGACATCGGGGAGCTCGACCGGCAGGGCCTGCGAAGCGTCATCGTCGGCAAAGCCCTCTACGAAGGGCGCATCACCCTCAAAGAACTCGAACGATGCTTGCGAAACGCATAA
- the hisF gene encoding imidazole glycerol phosphate synthase subunit HisF: MLAKRIIPCLDIRDGQTVKGINFVGLKQVGDPVELGAKYAAEGADELVYLDISASEEGRRTFTELVSRIAARIDIPFTVGGGISSVDDAGRLLDAGADKVTLNSAAVADPALIDAIAAKYGSQFVVAAIDARTVGGRWVVTTHGGKRPTDRELFAWAREAADRGAGEILFTSMDHDGTKNGYPCDTFARLAELPVPIIASGGAGTVDHIADVLTLGRADAALAASIFHYNEIPIPVLKRALNERNINVRL, from the coding sequence ATGCTTGCGAAACGCATAATCCCCTGCCTCGACATCCGCGACGGCCAGACCGTCAAGGGGATCAACTTCGTGGGGCTCAAACAGGTCGGCGACCCCGTGGAACTCGGCGCGAAATACGCCGCCGAGGGGGCCGACGAACTGGTCTACCTCGACATCAGCGCCTCGGAGGAGGGCCGCCGAACCTTCACCGAGCTGGTTTCGCGCATCGCCGCACGCATCGACATCCCCTTCACCGTCGGGGGCGGCATCTCGTCGGTCGATGACGCCGGGCGGCTCCTCGACGCCGGGGCCGACAAGGTCACGCTCAACAGCGCCGCCGTAGCCGATCCCGCGCTGATCGACGCCATCGCGGCCAAATACGGTTCGCAGTTCGTCGTGGCGGCGATCGACGCCCGGACGGTCGGGGGCCGCTGGGTCGTAACGACCCACGGCGGCAAACGCCCCACCGACCGCGAACTCTTCGCCTGGGCCCGCGAGGCCGCCGACCGCGGTGCGGGCGAGATCCTCTTCACCTCGATGGACCACGACGGCACGAAGAACGGCTATCCGTGCGACACCTTCGCGCGGCTGGCCGAACTGCCCGTCCCGATCATCGCCTCGGGCGGCGCCGGCACGGTGGACCACATCGCCGACGTGCTGACCCTCGGCCGCGCCGACGCGGCATTGGCCGCCAGTATCTTCCACTACAACGAAATTCCGATCCCCGTGCTGAAACGGGCCTTGAACGAACGCAACATAAACGTCAGATTATAA
- the hisIE gene encoding bifunctional phosphoribosyl-AMP cyclohydrolase/phosphoribosyl-ATP diphosphatase HisIE has protein sequence MKIEAKPFSALDAAKLPGGLVPAVIQDARTLQVLMLGYMNEEAYNKSLAEGRVTFYSRSRQCLWTKGETSGNWLDIVSVAADCDNDTLLVRVIPHGPTCHTGSKTCFGEAVPETEGFIRYLQSVIQGRHAEMPEGSYTSKLFNRGVNKIAQKVGEEAVETVIEAVAQNREAMIYEASDLIYHLLVLLEATGCSIADLEKELARRHS, from the coding sequence ATGAAAATCGAAGCAAAACCGTTCTCGGCGCTCGACGCCGCGAAACTCCCCGGCGGACTCGTTCCCGCCGTCATCCAGGACGCCCGGACCCTGCAAGTGCTCATGCTGGGCTACATGAACGAAGAGGCTTACAACAAGAGCCTCGCCGAAGGACGCGTCACCTTTTACAGCCGCTCGCGCCAGTGCCTCTGGACCAAGGGCGAAACCAGCGGCAACTGGCTCGACATCGTATCCGTCGCCGCCGACTGCGACAACGACACGCTGCTCGTGCGCGTCATCCCCCACGGCCCGACCTGCCACACGGGTTCGAAAACCTGCTTCGGGGAGGCCGTTCCCGAGACCGAGGGCTTCATCCGCTACCTGCAAAGCGTCATTCAGGGGCGCCACGCCGAGATGCCCGAAGGTTCCTACACCTCGAAGCTCTTCAACCGGGGCGTGAACAAGATCGCGCAGAAGGTCGGCGAAGAGGCCGTGGAAACCGTCATCGAGGCCGTGGCCCAAAACCGCGAGGCGATGATCTACGAGGCTTCGGACCTCATCTACCACCTGCTCGTGTTACTCGAAGCCACGGGTTGTTCGATCGCCGATCTCGAAAAGGAGCTGGCACGCCGCCACTCCTGA
- a CDS encoding DUF1080 domain-containing protein: protein MKRNSFRNLLRTLAGSGIIAACLCSCGPRHNTLTEAEIADGWQLLFDGKTLDQWKDFNGDSLTQPWHVVDGCIQAAGDGSDLSGYIVTKKQYENFILDWDWKLSPGGNSGMLYHVVENPYFAVPYVTGPEYQLIDNDGWEAQNAPTKLEPWQRLGVDYAMHLPNPDSLVVNPQGEWNTSRIVCDNGHVEHWLNGRKILEFDAWTDDWFARKNSGKWETAPEYGLAQRGVICLQDHGYPASFRNLKIKELPRKAGREVELFNGRDLTGWEAYGTEKWYVDKEGNLVCESGPDKQYGYLATREYYDDFDLTVEFKQLANGNSGVFFRSFVEPPVKVHGWQCEVAPKGHDTAGIYESYGRGWLVQIPDEKESVLKEGEWNTLRLRVQGDRVQTWLNGEAMADITDAKIGAAQGRIALQIHDGGGIKVLWRNLRLTTL from the coding sequence ATGAAACGAAACTCATTCCGAAATCTGCTCCGCACGCTGGCCGGATCAGGGATCATCGCGGCCTGCCTCTGCTCGTGCGGGCCCCGTCACAACACCCTCACCGAAGCCGAAATCGCCGACGGCTGGCAACTGCTCTTCGACGGCAAGACGCTCGACCAATGGAAAGACTTCAACGGCGATTCGCTCACGCAGCCGTGGCATGTCGTGGACGGCTGCATTCAGGCCGCGGGCGACGGCAGCGACCTTTCGGGATACATCGTCACCAAAAAACAGTATGAAAACTTCATTCTCGACTGGGACTGGAAACTCTCCCCGGGCGGCAACAGCGGCATGCTCTACCATGTGGTCGAGAACCCCTATTTCGCGGTTCCCTACGTCACCGGACCCGAATATCAGCTGATCGACAACGACGGCTGGGAGGCGCAGAACGCCCCGACGAAACTCGAACCGTGGCAACGGCTGGGCGTGGACTACGCCATGCACCTCCCGAACCCCGATTCGCTCGTCGTCAATCCGCAGGGCGAGTGGAACACGTCGCGCATCGTCTGCGACAACGGCCACGTCGAGCATTGGCTCAACGGCCGCAAAATCCTCGAATTCGACGCCTGGACCGACGACTGGTTCGCCCGCAAGAACAGCGGCAAATGGGAGACGGCTCCCGAATACGGCCTAGCGCAGCGAGGCGTCATCTGTCTGCAAGACCACGGCTACCCCGCCTCGTTCCGCAACCTGAAGATCAAGGAGCTGCCGCGCAAGGCCGGCCGGGAGGTCGAACTTTTCAACGGCAGGGACCTCACGGGCTGGGAGGCTTACGGCACCGAGAAATGGTACGTGGACAAAGAGGGCAACCTCGTCTGCGAGAGCGGCCCCGACAAGCAGTACGGCTACCTCGCCACGCGGGAGTATTACGACGATTTCGACCTCACGGTGGAGTTCAAACAGCTGGCGAACGGCAATTCGGGCGTCTTCTTCCGTTCGTTCGTCGAGCCGCCCGTGAAGGTCCACGGCTGGCAGTGCGAGGTGGCTCCCAAGGGGCACGACACGGCGGGCATCTACGAATCCTACGGCCGCGGATGGCTGGTGCAGATTCCCGACGAGAAGGAGTCGGTGCTCAAGGAGGGCGAGTGGAACACGCTGCGCCTGCGGGTGCAGGGCGACCGCGTGCAAACGTGGCTCAACGGCGAGGCGATGGCCGACATCACCGATGCGAAGATCGGCGCCGCACAGGGACGCATCGCCCTGCAAATCCACGACGGCGGAGGCATCAAAGTCCTCTGGCGCAACCTCCGGCTCACGACCTTATAA
- a CDS encoding Gfo/Idh/MocA family oxidoreductase, translated as MSSRRDFLKTLGGMTLLTVVPRSVLGGPKFVAPSDQLTKGIIGVGGIGKSSYHFTSNDACRLVAVCDVDRNHLDSAVALGRKKFGQKLEAYHDYRDLITDPNVDIVHIATPPHWHGLMAVEAAKAGKDIWCEKPMTRTIGEGKRVVEAVKRNGRIFRLNTWFRFKDTFYGLGTTVEPLKKLVDSGLLGWPLKVTISGATGFAWKFFWVGKENLTPQPVPAELDYDMWLGPAPWKPYNKHRVHATFRGYWDYDGGGLTDMGQHYMDPVQYLLGKDDTSPVKVEVDAPQQHPDAVGIWHRIVYTYADGCQIVLEGEGFESKGKVPYIEGPLGKVYQGFECTIPNVMEKISEMPDPEPQNTDFLQCVRTRERFALDEIKGHRSSTLVNLGACALRLNRTLQFDPDKQLFVGDDAANRLIDQPMRTPWKI; from the coding sequence ATGAGTTCCCGCAGAGATTTCCTCAAAACGCTGGGCGGCATGACGCTGCTGACCGTCGTACCGCGCAGCGTGCTCGGAGGCCCGAAATTCGTCGCCCCGAGCGACCAGCTCACCAAAGGCATCATCGGCGTGGGCGGCATCGGCAAGAGCAGCTACCACTTCACGTCGAACGACGCCTGCCGGCTGGTGGCGGTCTGCGACGTTGACCGGAACCACCTCGACAGCGCCGTGGCGCTGGGCCGCAAGAAGTTCGGCCAAAAGCTCGAAGCCTATCACGACTACCGCGACCTGATCACCGACCCCAACGTAGACATCGTGCACATCGCCACCCCGCCCCACTGGCACGGGCTGATGGCCGTCGAAGCGGCCAAGGCGGGCAAGGACATCTGGTGCGAGAAGCCGATGACGCGCACCATCGGCGAGGGCAAGCGCGTCGTGGAGGCCGTCAAACGGAACGGCCGCATCTTCCGGCTGAACACCTGGTTCCGCTTCAAGGACACCTTCTACGGGCTGGGAACGACGGTCGAACCGCTGAAAAAGCTCGTAGACAGCGGCCTGCTGGGATGGCCCCTCAAGGTGACCATCTCCGGAGCCACGGGTTTCGCCTGGAAATTCTTCTGGGTGGGAAAGGAGAACCTCACGCCGCAGCCCGTTCCGGCGGAACTGGATTACGACATGTGGCTCGGACCGGCGCCCTGGAAGCCCTACAACAAACACCGCGTGCACGCCACGTTCCGCGGCTACTGGGACTACGACGGCGGCGGCCTGACGGACATGGGACAGCATTACATGGACCCCGTGCAGTACCTGCTGGGCAAGGACGACACCTCGCCCGTGAAGGTCGAGGTCGATGCTCCGCAGCAGCATCCCGACGCCGTGGGCATCTGGCACCGGATCGTCTACACCTATGCGGACGGCTGCCAGATCGTCCTCGAGGGCGAAGGTTTCGAGAGCAAAGGCAAGGTGCCCTACATCGAAGGGCCGCTGGGCAAGGTCTACCAGGGATTCGAGTGCACGATCCCGAACGTCATGGAGAAGATCTCCGAGATGCCCGACCCCGAGCCGCAGAACACCGATTTCCTCCAATGCGTCCGCACCCGCGAGCGTTTCGCCCTCGACGAGATCAAGGGACACCGCAGTTCGACGCTCGTGAACCTCGGGGCCTGCGCACTGAGGCTCAACCGCACGCTGCAATTCGATCCCGACAAGCAGCTGTTCGTCGGCGACGATGCCGCCAACCGGCTGATCGACCAGCCGATGCGCACGCCGTGGAAAATCTGA
- a CDS encoding DUF1080 domain-containing protein: MKKILAILLLTLVPFAAGAQDARQRTAATIVADGLNQLPAQNPKAFDAVMQELAATGAEGIRMMAGMLVPAAEGKNAAVEYAINGVVSYATAADRAELAREVRAGLVAAVEACTDKPNQAFLLSQLQLCATAAEAPVFVKYASDKYLADYAVRGLISTPGTDGAILALIEQSPAPQALLAYAAAEKRLAAAEPALLKWAADPAADDATKEAVYNALARCGGEASLAALAAAAKAAGYTFTESDAAGAYVSLLARLAAEGNAKALAAAKALRKAGMPQNIRIAGLEIALRADAKKRTQEVLATLKDTDRNYRCAALDCAAEFADDDLYAAIAKKLPSLKNNTAKTDVISWLGARHAVSQAGTVIAAIASSDPELARAAIRAAGRIGGQEALDALVAQLDGPHAREASAALAAFNGKPNAAFAAALDGTPRTQANALKLVAMRRITTAADKVFALLESPDAAVRAAAYDALAGVASPKDFERLCDLLDKAQEADVKALQAGLKNALARETPAAQYEKTMARIASAPAKARYYPLLAQAASKEAIDALLAADDREAAFAALLTVENPAMVDVLYDLARRNPAWTDAALARYTEFVTASADTGVRKYQLYRRALELNPSAKVQNKLLKALAKTPEFPVLVLAVKYLDNPATAETAALAVKTAAAKNPDMGGEIVASALKKAQEVYAELAKSDADAGYAVDEIKGLLAKLPAEGFVPASLAPETWKAVAGDPDARRAMKPKALAKAQQEADAAAAGTWNAADGVLTGATGAPTLGSAKEYENFSLIVEWKTDGEAGLGIRSIPQIALGGRNAGALTGNMLHENTAPAAANRPGEWNTMEVRVVNDRVTVVLNGITTCNNVILENTCNREIPAYTEGQILLVGGTAPVSFREMYVRELPPTPRFELSPEEAAEGFEVLFDGTSMHKWTGNITNYVPLDGTIYVTAQYGGSGNLYTKKEHADFILRFEFQFVQEGVNNGIGIRTPMGVDAAYHGMEIQILDHDAPIYKNLREYQQHGSVYGIIPAKRVKFPPLGTWNVEEIRAVGDRITVTVNGEVILDGDIREACQGHNVAPDGGKKNPYTVDHRNHPGLFNASGHIGLLGHGPGIKFRNIRIKELPASKVRDLPAPVKTK, translated from the coding sequence ATGAAAAAGATACTTGCAATACTCCTGCTGACCCTCGTGCCGTTCGCCGCCGGGGCGCAGGACGCACGCCAGCGCACCGCCGCGACGATCGTGGCGGACGGACTGAACCAGCTTCCGGCGCAGAACCCCAAGGCGTTCGACGCCGTCATGCAGGAGCTGGCCGCGACCGGAGCCGAAGGAATCCGGATGATGGCCGGGATGCTCGTCCCCGCCGCCGAGGGCAAAAATGCCGCCGTGGAGTACGCCATCAACGGCGTGGTGAGCTACGCGACCGCCGCAGACCGCGCGGAACTCGCCCGCGAGGTCCGCGCAGGACTCGTCGCGGCCGTGGAAGCCTGTACAGACAAGCCCAATCAGGCATTCCTGCTCTCGCAACTGCAACTCTGCGCGACGGCCGCCGAAGCCCCCGTATTCGTGAAATACGCCTCGGACAAATACCTCGCGGACTACGCCGTGCGCGGACTGATCTCCACGCCCGGAACCGACGGGGCGATACTCGCTCTGATCGAGCAAAGCCCGGCCCCGCAAGCCCTGCTGGCCTATGCCGCCGCGGAGAAACGCCTTGCGGCCGCCGAACCCGCGCTGCTGAAATGGGCCGCAGACCCCGCGGCCGACGACGCGACGAAGGAGGCCGTTTACAACGCGCTGGCGAGATGCGGCGGCGAAGCGTCGCTCGCAGCCCTCGCCGCGGCAGCCAAGGCCGCCGGATACACGTTCACGGAAAGCGATGCCGCAGGCGCCTACGTAAGTCTGCTCGCACGCCTCGCCGCCGAGGGGAACGCCAAGGCTCTCGCTGCGGCCAAAGCCCTGCGGAAAGCCGGCATGCCGCAGAACATACGGATCGCGGGACTGGAAATCGCCCTGCGTGCGGATGCCAAAAAGCGGACGCAGGAGGTGCTTGCCACCTTGAAAGACACCGACCGGAACTATCGCTGCGCTGCGCTCGACTGCGCCGCGGAGTTCGCCGACGACGACCTCTACGCCGCGATCGCCAAAAAACTGCCGTCGCTGAAGAACAACACGGCGAAAACCGACGTTATCAGTTGGCTCGGAGCCCGACACGCCGTCTCGCAGGCCGGGACGGTCATCGCCGCCATCGCGTCGTCCGATCCGGAACTCGCCCGCGCGGCCATCCGCGCCGCCGGCCGGATCGGCGGGCAAGAGGCCCTCGACGCCCTCGTCGCCCAGCTCGACGGACCGCACGCCCGGGAGGCGTCGGCCGCTCTCGCAGCTTTCAACGGCAAGCCCAACGCCGCTTTCGCAGCCGCCCTCGACGGCACGCCGCGGACACAGGCCAACGCCCTGAAACTCGTGGCGATGCGCCGCATAACGACCGCCGCAGACAAGGTCTTCGCCCTGCTGGAATCCCCCGATGCCGCCGTGCGGGCCGCCGCATACGACGCATTGGCAGGCGTCGCCTCACCGAAAGATTTCGAACGTCTGTGCGACCTGCTGGACAAGGCGCAGGAGGCCGACGTGAAGGCCCTGCAAGCCGGCTTGAAAAATGCGCTGGCCCGGGAGACGCCCGCCGCCCAATACGAAAAAACGATGGCCCGGATCGCCTCCGCCCCCGCGAAAGCCCGCTATTACCCCCTGCTGGCGCAAGCCGCCAGCAAAGAGGCGATCGACGCCCTGCTGGCTGCCGACGATCGCGAAGCCGCCTTCGCGGCCCTGCTGACGGTCGAAAATCCCGCAATGGTGGATGTATTGTACGACCTCGCCCGCCGGAATCCCGCGTGGACCGACGCGGCGCTGGCCCGATACACGGAGTTCGTGACGGCATCCGCCGACACGGGCGTCCGCAAATACCAGCTCTACCGCCGCGCCCTCGAACTGAACCCCTCGGCCAAGGTGCAGAACAAACTGCTCAAGGCGCTCGCCAAAACCCCGGAATTCCCGGTGCTGGTGCTCGCCGTGAAATATCTGGATAACCCCGCGACGGCCGAAACGGCGGCGCTGGCGGTGAAGACCGCGGCGGCGAAGAACCCCGACATGGGCGGAGAGATCGTCGCCTCGGCTCTGAAAAAGGCACAGGAGGTCTACGCCGAACTGGCCAAATCCGACGCCGATGCGGGTTACGCCGTCGATGAGATCAAAGGTCTGCTGGCGAAACTCCCCGCCGAAGGGTTCGTTCCGGCATCCCTCGCCCCGGAAACGTGGAAGGCCGTGGCCGGCGATCCCGACGCCCGCCGGGCGATGAAGCCCAAAGCGCTGGCCAAGGCGCAGCAGGAAGCCGACGCAGCGGCGGCCGGAACATGGAACGCCGCAGACGGCGTGCTCACGGGAGCGACGGGAGCCCCGACGCTCGGGTCGGCGAAGGAGTACGAAAATTTCAGTCTGATCGTCGAATGGAAAACCGACGGCGAGGCGGGTCTCGGCATCCGCTCGATCCCGCAAATCGCCCTCGGAGGCCGGAACGCCGGAGCGCTGACGGGCAACATGCTCCACGAAAACACGGCTCCTGCGGCCGCCAACCGCCCCGGAGAGTGGAACACGATGGAGGTCCGGGTGGTGAACGACCGCGTGACGGTGGTGCTGAACGGCATCACGACATGCAACAACGTCATTCTCGAAAACACCTGCAACCGTGAAATCCCCGCCTACACCGAGGGTCAAATCCTGCTCGTCGGAGGCACGGCTCCCGTCAGCTTCCGCGAAATGTACGTCCGCGAGCTGCCCCCGACGCCGCGTTTCGAGCTCTCGCCCGAGGAGGCCGCAGAAGGCTTCGAAGTGCTCTTCGACGGAACCTCGATGCACAAATGGACCGGAAACATCACCAACTACGTTCCCCTCGACGGCACGATCTACGTCACGGCGCAGTACGGCGGCAGCGGAAACCTCTACACCAAGAAGGAGCACGCCGACTTCATCCTGCGCTTCGAGTTCCAGTTCGTGCAGGAAGGGGTCAACAACGGCATCGGCATCCGCACCCCGATGGGCGTGGACGCCGCCTATCACGGCATGGAGATCCAGATTCTCGACCACGACGCCCCGATCTACAAGAATCTGCGCGAATACCAGCAGCACGGATCGGTCTACGGCATCATCCCGGCCAAACGGGTGAAATTCCCGCCGCTGGGCACCTGGAACGTCGAGGAGATCCGCGCCGTGGGCGACCGGATCACGGTGACGGTCAACGGCGAGGTGATCCTCGACGGCGACATCCGCGAAGCCTGCCAGGGACACAACGTGGCGCCCGACGGCGGCAAGAAGAACCCCTACACGGTCGATCACCGCAACCACCCGGGGTTGTTCAACGCCTCGGGACACATCGGACTGCTCGGACACGGCCCCGGCATCAAGTTCCGCAACATACGAATCAAGGAACTGCCCGCCTCGAAGGTCAGGGATCTGCCTGCCCCCGTCAAGACGAAGTAG
- the tatA gene encoding twin-arginine translocase TatA/TatE family subunit has product MIIPCFIGYMEIVIILLIVLLLFGGKKIPELMRGMGRGIKEFRNAADEDNRKQSAKKQDK; this is encoded by the coding sequence ATGATCATACCCTGCTTTATCGGCTACATGGAGATCGTCATCATCCTGCTGATCGTGCTCCTGCTGTTCGGAGGAAAGAAAATTCCCGAACTGATGCGCGGAATGGGCCGCGGCATCAAAGAGTTCAGAAACGCCGCCGACGAGGACAACAGGAAACAATCCGCGAAAAAGCAGGACAAATAA
- a CDS encoding DUF3127 domain-containing protein, producing the protein MEFEGTVYKIMPVTKGTSARGEWQRQDVVFEMNEGSFTRKICVTFFNKPEDVARLKEGATYNVSVNIESREYNGRWYTDIRAWRLQPKQETASAPMPDMPPIVEEPSYASSPAQVDDLPF; encoded by the coding sequence ATGGAATTCGAAGGAACCGTTTACAAAATAATGCCCGTGACGAAAGGAACGTCGGCGCGCGGCGAATGGCAGCGTCAGGACGTGGTTTTCGAGATGAACGAGGGTTCGTTCACCCGCAAGATCTGCGTGACGTTCTTCAACAAGCCCGAAGACGTAGCCCGGCTGAAAGAGGGGGCGACCTACAACGTCTCGGTCAACATCGAGTCGCGGGAGTACAACGGTCGCTGGTACACCGACATCCGCGCATGGCGTCTGCAACCCAAGCAGGAGACGGCAAGCGCTCCGATGCCCGACATGCCGCCCATCGTCGAGGAGCCATCCTACGCATCCTCGCCCGCACAGGTTGACGACCTCCCCTTCTAA